The Choristoneura fumiferana chromosome 11, NRCan_CFum_1, whole genome shotgun sequence genome includes a region encoding these proteins:
- the LOC141432699 gene encoding general odorant-binding protein 83a-like: MEQLILLLLLALGVRAEFPTKEFLEGLKPVVEKCEANTGVDKGLVDQFSKGTMVDDDKLKCYMKCIFLEFQVLDETTGLFRYEKMLGLIPQEMKSVAYEMGRNCIHFKGEGGADLCQVSFDLHRCWQKADPEHYFLM, from the exons ATGGAGCAATTGATACTGTTGCTGCTTCTTGCACTCGGCGTTCGGGCTGAG TTCCCGACCAAAGAATTTCTCGAAGGCCTGAAACCTGTTGTTGAAAAATGCGAGGCAAATACAGGTGTTGATAAAg GGCTCGTTGATCAATTCAGTAAGGGCACTATGGTCGACGATGATAAGTTAAAG TGCTACATGAAATGCATTTTCTTGGAGTTTCAAGTG TTAGACGAAACCACTGGCCTCTTCCGCTACGAGAAGATGCTCGGTCTAATACCCCAGGAAATGAAGAGTGTCGCGTACGAGATGGGACGCAACTGTATCCACTTCAAGGGGGAAGGGGGCGCGGATCTCTGCCAAGTGTCCTTTGACCTCCACCGGTGCTGGCAGAAAGCCGATCCCGAG CACTATTTCCTGATGTAG
- the LOC141432697 gene encoding uncharacterized protein isoform X3, whose translation MESPDGNAWVFDSLVGFLHGPVWNVPLQTFIEEKSLPFEPTDNGDVLDRPEYKKIHNEYRNLVDVMLGSFMDDIGISADQFEAACRLSARDLAGLPAQFHRRLFEQIWAANDYDIFVKMMTHKNVELQLQALELIERRFGALPNIFATVPEDLESSRSDESDDWPDTDDVMTEIKNLRIDELEDTDDVVTVQPEEVVAEKKTLLSKVFKMQSFDKKEEATKITPSTPEEPYVVEPPKPPPKKVEVSEEEIRTRQEYLKQQRDKLLALKKQVRERRLGAAETEAEGAEGGSQRSFARPRSAKVAQAALAGAPPPPSPDAMQLRKALASKLKTEVVDVTH comes from the exons ATGGAAAGTCCAGATGGAAATGCATGGGTTTTCGATTCATTGGTGGGATTTCTTCATGGCCCTGTTTGGAATGTTCCTCTACAGACTTTCATAGAAGAAAAATCTCTGc cTTTTGAGCCCACCGACAACGGAGATGTTCTTGACAGGCCAGAATACAAGAAGATTCACAACGAATACCGAAACTTG GTTGACGTAATGCTGGGTTCATTCATGGACGACATCGGCATTTCGGCGGATCAGTTCGAGGCAGCGTGTCGCCTGTCTGCACGAGACCTAGCGGGTCTGCCAGCACAGTTCCACCGGCGACTGTTCGAGCAGATTTGGGCTGCTAATGACTATGACATTTTTGTTAAGATGATGACCCATAAGAATGTTGAGCTGCAGCTGCAG gccttagaGTTGATCGAGAGGCGTTTTGGGGCATTACCTAACATCTTCGCAACCGTGCCTGAAGACCTGGAGTCATCGCGCAGTGACGAAAGTGACGACTggcccgacaccgacgacgtcATGACTGAAATAAAGAA TTTGCGAATCGACGAATTGGAAGACACGGATGATGTCGTTACTGTTCAACCCGAAGAGGTCGTGGCTGAGAAGAAAACTCTTCTATCTAAAGTCTTTAAGATGCAAAGCTTTGATAAGAAAGAGGAGGCCACCAAAATAACGCCGTCCACTCCTGAAGAGCCTTATGTCGTTGAGCCACCTAAACCGCCACCAAAGAAAGTCGAG GTAAGCGAGGAAGAGATCCGTACCCGCCAGGAGTATCTGAAGCAGCAGCGGGACAAACTCCTGGCGCTGAAGAAGCAAGTTCGTGAGCGGCGGCTGGGTGCTGCCGAAACTGAGGCTGAAGGGGCTG AAGGTGGATCCCAACGTAGCTTTGCAAGACCACGGTCCGCAAAAGTGGCTCAGGCGGCGTTGGCAGGTGCCCCCCCTCCGCCTTCCCCCGACGCCATGCAACTGCGGAAGGCACTCGCCTCTAAACTCAAGACAGAGGTCGTTGACGTGACCCACTAA
- the LOC141432697 gene encoding uncharacterized protein isoform X1 codes for MESPDGNAWVFDSLVGFLHGPVWNVPLQTFIEEKSLPFEPTDNGDVLDRPEYKKIHNEYRNLVDVMLGSFMDDIGISADQFEAACRLSARDLAGLPAQFHRRLFEQIWAANDYDIFVKMMTHKNVELQLQALELIERRFGALPNIFATVPEDLESSRSDESDDWPDTDDVMTEIKNLRIDELEDTDDVVTVQPEEVVAEKKTLLSKVFKMQSFDKKEEATKITPSTPEEPYVVEPPKPPPKKVEVSEEEIRTRQEYLKQQRDKLLALKKQVRERRLGAAETEAEGAGNSRIREGGSQRSFARPRSAKVAQAALAGAPPPPSPDAMQLRKALASKLKTEVVDVTH; via the exons ATGGAAAGTCCAGATGGAAATGCATGGGTTTTCGATTCATTGGTGGGATTTCTTCATGGCCCTGTTTGGAATGTTCCTCTACAGACTTTCATAGAAGAAAAATCTCTGc cTTTTGAGCCCACCGACAACGGAGATGTTCTTGACAGGCCAGAATACAAGAAGATTCACAACGAATACCGAAACTTG GTTGACGTAATGCTGGGTTCATTCATGGACGACATCGGCATTTCGGCGGATCAGTTCGAGGCAGCGTGTCGCCTGTCTGCACGAGACCTAGCGGGTCTGCCAGCACAGTTCCACCGGCGACTGTTCGAGCAGATTTGGGCTGCTAATGACTATGACATTTTTGTTAAGATGATGACCCATAAGAATGTTGAGCTGCAGCTGCAG gccttagaGTTGATCGAGAGGCGTTTTGGGGCATTACCTAACATCTTCGCAACCGTGCCTGAAGACCTGGAGTCATCGCGCAGTGACGAAAGTGACGACTggcccgacaccgacgacgtcATGACTGAAATAAAGAA TTTGCGAATCGACGAATTGGAAGACACGGATGATGTCGTTACTGTTCAACCCGAAGAGGTCGTGGCTGAGAAGAAAACTCTTCTATCTAAAGTCTTTAAGATGCAAAGCTTTGATAAGAAAGAGGAGGCCACCAAAATAACGCCGTCCACTCCTGAAGAGCCTTATGTCGTTGAGCCACCTAAACCGCCACCAAAGAAAGTCGAG GTAAGCGAGGAAGAGATCCGTACCCGCCAGGAGTATCTGAAGCAGCAGCGGGACAAACTCCTGGCGCTGAAGAAGCAAGTTCGTGAGCGGCGGCTGGGTGCTGCCGAAACTGAGGCTGAAGGGGCTGGTAACTCACGTATAAGAG AAGGTGGATCCCAACGTAGCTTTGCAAGACCACGGTCCGCAAAAGTGGCTCAGGCGGCGTTGGCAGGTGCCCCCCCTCCGCCTTCCCCCGACGCCATGCAACTGCGGAAGGCACTCGCCTCTAAACTCAAGACAGAGGTCGTTGACGTGACCCACTAA
- the LOC141432698 gene encoding uncharacterized protein encodes MAKNDKILEHQNVNGVMLSLKVDGRNSSPKSRQFTISYATNKEKKATWPMTSLCIAILVNILALSYVRISLTILAVIIIVLSFLIFFWVTHSVQSEILLVIPTVGIQSSVKYVVGREDYFVPWSSIDDVIINEVIKMSRVLYFLTLLVKGNCESNQEYESTKLIPLFKYTKPRLVMLESIYSELQELLTEQIDGAGDTGDN; translated from the exons ATGGCTAAAAACGACAAAATACTCGAGCACCAAAATGTCAACGGTGTGATGTTATCACTAAAAGTGGATGGCAGAAACAGTTCACCGAAATCGAGGCAGTTTACTATTTCATATGCgactaataaagaaaaaaaggcGACTTGGCCCATGACATCACTCTGCATAGCTATATTGGTCAATATCTTAGCTTTAAGTTACGTGCGGATAAGTTTAACAATACTTGCAGTTATAATCATAGTCTTATcatttttaatcttcttctgggTCACACACAGTGTTCAATCAG aaattctTCTAGTCATTCCCACTGTTGGCATACAAAGCTCGGTAAAATATGTAGTTGGCAGAGAAGACTACTTTGTGCCATGGTCCAGCATAGATGatgtaataataaatgaagTCATTAAAATG aGCCGAGTTTTGTACTTCTTAACATTGTTGGTAAAAGGGAATTGTGAATCAAATCAAGAATATGAATCAACTAAATTAATACCATTGTTCAAG TATACCAAGCCTCGACTAGTGATGCTGGAAAGCATATACTCAGAGCTGCAAGAACTTTTGACAGAACAAATTGACGGAGCAGGGGACACTGGGGATAATTAA
- the LOC141432697 gene encoding uncharacterized protein isoform X2, with the protein MESPDGNAWVFDSLVGFLHGPVWNVPLQTFIEEKSLPFEPTDNGDVLDRPEYKKIHNEYRNLVDVMLGSFMDDIGISADQFEAACRLSARDLAGLPAQFHRRLFEQIWAANDYDIFVKMMTHKNVELQLQALELIERRFGALPNIFATVPEDLESSRSDESDDWPDTDDVMTEIKNLRIDELEDTDDVVTVQPEEVVAEKKTLLSKVFKMQSFDKKEEATKITPSTPEEPYVVEPPKPPPKKVEVSEEEIRTRQEYLKQQRDKLLALKKQVRERRLGAAETEAEGAGNSQGGSQRSFARPRSAKVAQAALAGAPPPPSPDAMQLRKALASKLKTEVVDVTH; encoded by the exons ATGGAAAGTCCAGATGGAAATGCATGGGTTTTCGATTCATTGGTGGGATTTCTTCATGGCCCTGTTTGGAATGTTCCTCTACAGACTTTCATAGAAGAAAAATCTCTGc cTTTTGAGCCCACCGACAACGGAGATGTTCTTGACAGGCCAGAATACAAGAAGATTCACAACGAATACCGAAACTTG GTTGACGTAATGCTGGGTTCATTCATGGACGACATCGGCATTTCGGCGGATCAGTTCGAGGCAGCGTGTCGCCTGTCTGCACGAGACCTAGCGGGTCTGCCAGCACAGTTCCACCGGCGACTGTTCGAGCAGATTTGGGCTGCTAATGACTATGACATTTTTGTTAAGATGATGACCCATAAGAATGTTGAGCTGCAGCTGCAG gccttagaGTTGATCGAGAGGCGTTTTGGGGCATTACCTAACATCTTCGCAACCGTGCCTGAAGACCTGGAGTCATCGCGCAGTGACGAAAGTGACGACTggcccgacaccgacgacgtcATGACTGAAATAAAGAA TTTGCGAATCGACGAATTGGAAGACACGGATGATGTCGTTACTGTTCAACCCGAAGAGGTCGTGGCTGAGAAGAAAACTCTTCTATCTAAAGTCTTTAAGATGCAAAGCTTTGATAAGAAAGAGGAGGCCACCAAAATAACGCCGTCCACTCCTGAAGAGCCTTATGTCGTTGAGCCACCTAAACCGCCACCAAAGAAAGTCGAG GTAAGCGAGGAAGAGATCCGTACCCGCCAGGAGTATCTGAAGCAGCAGCGGGACAAACTCCTGGCGCTGAAGAAGCAAGTTCGTGAGCGGCGGCTGGGTGCTGCCGAAACTGAGGCTGAAGGGGCTGGTAACTCAC AAGGTGGATCCCAACGTAGCTTTGCAAGACCACGGTCCGCAAAAGTGGCTCAGGCGGCGTTGGCAGGTGCCCCCCCTCCGCCTTCCCCCGACGCCATGCAACTGCGGAAGGCACTCGCCTCTAAACTCAAGACAGAGGTCGTTGACGTGACCCACTAA